TGTCTGAACTGGTACGCCTTGGCGGTTCGCCGCACGGTGCTCGACCCAAAGTCCTGGTGGAGTTTGATTCTGCTAGCGGACGCATAAATTCATCGGCCTTTTCCGGCAGCGATCCCTGGCTGATAAAATTCCCCGCAGCGCAGGAATCGGCTTGGGTCTGTGCTTTGGAAGAGGTTTATGCGCGTATGGCGAGACAAGCCGGTATTGAATTCCCGGAAAGCCGCTGGTTTCCGCTCGAAGATGGCCTCGCGGCCTTTGGCGTTAAACGTTTCGATCGCTATCAGGGAATGCGTGTGCCGACACTGAGTATGGCGGGCGTACTGCAGGCAGACTTTCGACTTCCCTGCCTCGATTACAGCGATATTTTGCAAGCGACAGCGATGGTCACGCGATCTGCCGTGGAGCGCGAGGTCCAGGCGCGTCGTATGGTATTCAATGTGATCATGAATAACCAGGACGATCATGCGAAGAACTTCGCGTTTACCCTTAACCAGAATGAAGAGTGGCAAGTTTCACCCGCCTACGATCTCACCTTACAAATGGGGCCTGGTGGGCAGCATCAGTCATCAGTCGCTGGTTACGGCACGAAAATCAGTCGTAAAGCACTAATAAAGGCCGGGAAATCCGCTGATATTAACGAGAAAATCATTAATACCATTATTGAGGAAGTGTGCGACGTTGCCGCCACATTTACCACGATGACTAAAACATTAGACGATGCAATTCCTAAAGCGGTCATAAAGTCTACAGCTGCAAAAATTGAAGCTGCCATCAAGGCACTTTAATCGAAATATCATTTAGCGTGGCACGGGGAAAATTAAAGATTCCCCGCACAGGTTAAATCAATTGACCTTATGCAGCGCCTGCACCAGCGTCATGGCGTAAGGCGAGGCTTCTGAAATATCCAATTGCTGCTCAAGTTCAATAAGATGATCGCGCATCAGCTGCTGTGCATTGGCGGTATTTCCGGCGTTAAGTTGATCAATGATCTGCTGATGCTCATCACATTGGCACACCGGCATCTCATTACGCTGATAAAGCATGACAATCAGCGAACTTAGCACCATCAAATTATGCAGAATATCTTCCAGCACTTTGTTATCGGCAATTTTGCCCAGCAGCAGATGAAACGCACCAAGCTGATACACCACCCGTTGCCGCTCCTGGCTATGAATCGCCTCGTGTTCCTCTTTTTGCTGCTGTTGCAATTGCCAGGCAAATGCCGCCATTTTTTC
The nucleotide sequence above comes from Pantoea nemavictus. Encoded proteins:
- a CDS encoding type II toxin-antitoxin system HipA family toxin, which codes for MRKSNVSFAPLQRMEVIYEGWGEKWCLGILAAGRQRGEWLFEFSEQSIQRGIEFSPVLHPPANTTYSDFERHQEGIPGFIADSLPDGWGRLLMDRLLRRNDIEPATLSPLDRLAMLGSNTMGALTYRPLLDVPGHETNPNSISDLMVLAREIEIEVAGQDSDVLSELVRLGGSPHGARPKVLVEFDSASGRINSSAFSGSDPWLIKFPAAQESAWVCALEEVYARMARQAGIEFPESRWFPLEDGLAAFGVKRFDRYQGMRVPTLSMAGVLQADFRLPCLDYSDILQATAMVTRSAVEREVQARRMVFNVIMNNQDDHAKNFAFTLNQNEEWQVSPAYDLTLQMGPGGQHQSSVAGYGTKISRKALIKAGKSADINEKIINTIIEEVCDVAATFTTMTKTLDDAIPKAVIKSTAAKIEAAIKAL
- a CDS encoding GntR family transcriptional regulator, producing the protein MGAKLTPRQKEITRIYDSLTMAIAQHKLRPGTRLIEAQIVDALTANRNHVQAALQRMALQHIVTIEPNVGAIVAQPSATTAREIFTARHAIESAIIACITPEKMAAFAWQLQQQQKEEHEAIHSQERQRVVYQLGAFHLLLGKIADNKVLEDILHNLMVLSSLIVMLYQRNEMPVCQCDEHQQIIDQLNAGNTANAQQLMRDHLIELEQQLDISEASPYAMTLVQALHKVN